One Kineococcus radiotolerans SRS30216 = ATCC BAA-149 DNA window includes the following coding sequences:
- a CDS encoding FAD-dependent monooxygenase has protein sequence MRVAVVGAGIGGLVLAAGLQRDGHRVRVHERRADAGTSGAGLTLFGNAFAALDAVGLGDDVRAVSGTGLAGLRAGQRRPSGRWLAVLPPEATASSRSVHRADLHRVLLARLQDGSLRTGSPVTVSGDGSPVLRTPDGEEEHDLVVAADGLRSTSRRVLGLDTGTRPAGYTAWRGVTRGPLDVGGQAGETWGRGQRFGIVPLPDGRVYWFATATTPGSPESPASPASPGSADEHDAVRERFATWHDPVPACVDATAREDVLRHDVHDLARPLASFVKGRTVLLGDAAHAMTPDLGQGAGQAVEDAATLVVLLRSNPGTGDGLAAALARYDHERRRRTAVLARRSRLVGAVGQLSHPLAVAVRDGVLRATPAAALARAAEQVQRWTPPAPARR, from the coding sequence ATGCGGGTCGCGGTCGTCGGAGCGGGCATCGGCGGTCTCGTGCTCGCCGCGGGGTTGCAGCGGGACGGGCACCGCGTCCGCGTCCACGAGCGGCGCGCGGACGCCGGGACGAGCGGCGCGGGCCTGACGCTCTTCGGCAACGCCTTCGCCGCGCTGGACGCGGTGGGGCTGGGCGACGACGTCCGCGCCGTCAGCGGGACGGGCCTCGCGGGCCTGCGCGCGGGTCAGCGGCGGCCCTCGGGCCGGTGGCTGGCGGTCCTGCCCCCGGAGGCCACGGCGTCCTCGCGCAGCGTGCACCGCGCGGACCTGCACCGCGTCCTGCTCGCCCGCCTCCAGGACGGTTCGCTGCGGACCGGCTCCCCGGTCACGGTGTCGGGCGACGGCTCACCGGTGCTGCGGACCCCCGACGGGGAGGAGGAGCACGACCTCGTCGTCGCCGCCGACGGCCTGCGCAGCACCAGCCGGCGCGTCCTGGGCCTGGACACCGGCACCCGCCCCGCCGGCTACACCGCCTGGCGCGGGGTCACCCGGGGCCCCCTCGACGTCGGCGGGCAGGCGGGGGAGACCTGGGGGCGGGGGCAGCGGTTCGGGATCGTCCCCCTGCCCGACGGCCGCGTCTACTGGTTCGCCACCGCGACCACGCCCGGGTCCCCGGAGTCCCCCGCGTCCCCCGCGTCGCCCGGGTCCGCCGACGAGCACGACGCGGTGCGGGAACGGTTCGCGACGTGGCACGACCCGGTGCCGGCGTGCGTCGACGCGACCGCGCGGGAGGACGTGCTGCGGCACGACGTCCACGACCTCGCCCGCCCGCTGGCCTCCTTCGTCAAGGGCCGGACGGTGCTCCTGGGGGACGCGGCGCACGCGATGACCCCGGACCTGGGGCAGGGGGCCGGTCAGGCCGTCGAGGACGCCGCCACCCTCGTCGTCCTCCTGCGCTCGAACCCGGGCACCGGCGACGGCCTGGCCGCGGCCCTGGCCCGCTACGACCACGAGCGCCGCCGTCGCACGGCGGTGCTGGCCCGGCGGTCCCGGCTCGTGGGCGCGGTGGGGCAGCTCTCCCACCCCCTCGCCGTCGCGGTGCGCGACGGGGTCCTGCGGGCGACCCCGGCCGCCGCGCTCGCGCGGGCGGCCGAGCAGGTGCAGCGCTGGACGCCCCCGGCACCGGCCCGCCGCTGA
- a CDS encoding heavy metal translocating P-type ATPase, giving the protein MSTQVPAATGRTPAGPSIELQIGGMTCASCAMRIEKKLNKLDGVTATVNYATEKARVVVPAGYDPAQLIAEVGKAGYTAALPAPPPSSTGGAEPGDGAGPGDGEVRTLRQRLTGAVALSVPVIVVSMVPALQFDHWQWAALTLTAPVVTWAAWPFHRAAWTNLRHGTATMDTLVSTGTLSAFLWSLYALFLGDAGAPGMTHPFRFTPTPGDGSSNTYLEVAAAVPMFVLAGRYVEKRSKRQAGAALRALLDLGAKEVALLRDGVETRIPADRLAVGDEFVVRPGEKIATDGVVVSGTSAVDASMLTGESVPVEVGGGDAVTGATVNAGGRLVVRATRVGSDTRLAQMARLVEDAQTGKAEVQRLADRVSGVFVPVVVAIAVATLAGWLGAGSGVGAAFTAAVAVLVVACPCALGLATPTALLVGTGRGAQVGVLIKGPEVLESTRRVDTVVLDKTGTVTTGEMALVDVITTPGTDRTLLLRLAGALEDASEHPVARAVARAATAEVGPLPTPEDFANVEGRGVQGVVPLDGPAGRTSHAVLVGRESLLAEWSQPLPGDLSAAKARAEAGGRTVVAVGWDGAARGLLVVADTVRPTSARAVAELKGLGLTPVLLTGDNTAVARRIAAEVGIDEVVAEVLPAGKVDVVKGLQAQGRTVAVVGDGVNDAPALAQADLGLAMGTGTDVAIEASDITLVRGDLLSAVDAIRLSRRTLGTIRGNLFWAFAYNVAAVPVAALGMLNPMLAGAAMAFSSVFVVGNSLRLRRFRSVAGQPGA; this is encoded by the coding sequence ATGAGCACCCAGGTGCCCGCCGCCACCGGGCGGACCCCCGCCGGCCCGAGCATCGAGCTGCAGATCGGCGGGATGACCTGCGCCTCGTGCGCGATGCGGATCGAGAAGAAGCTCAACAAGCTCGACGGGGTCACGGCCACCGTCAACTACGCCACCGAGAAGGCCCGGGTGGTCGTCCCGGCCGGCTACGACCCCGCGCAGCTCATCGCCGAGGTCGGCAAGGCCGGCTACACCGCCGCGCTGCCGGCCCCCCCGCCGTCCTCCACCGGGGGCGCGGAACCCGGGGACGGGGCGGGACCGGGGGACGGCGAGGTGCGGACGCTGCGCCAGCGGCTCACCGGCGCGGTCGCGCTGTCCGTGCCGGTCATCGTCGTGTCGATGGTCCCCGCCCTGCAGTTCGACCACTGGCAGTGGGCCGCCCTGACCCTGACCGCCCCGGTGGTCACCTGGGCGGCGTGGCCGTTCCACCGGGCCGCCTGGACGAACCTGCGCCACGGCACCGCCACCATGGACACCCTCGTCTCGACGGGCACCCTCAGCGCGTTCCTGTGGTCGCTGTACGCCCTGTTCCTCGGCGACGCCGGCGCCCCCGGGATGACCCACCCCTTCCGGTTCACCCCCACCCCCGGTGACGGCTCCTCGAACACCTACCTCGAGGTCGCGGCCGCGGTGCCGATGTTCGTCCTCGCCGGGCGCTACGTCGAGAAGCGCTCGAAGCGGCAGGCCGGCGCCGCGCTGCGCGCCCTGCTCGACCTGGGCGCCAAGGAGGTCGCGCTGCTGCGCGACGGGGTCGAGACGAGGATCCCCGCCGACCGGCTCGCCGTGGGCGACGAGTTCGTCGTCCGCCCCGGGGAGAAGATCGCCACCGACGGCGTCGTCGTCTCCGGCACCTCCGCCGTCGACGCCTCGATGCTGACCGGGGAGTCCGTGCCGGTCGAGGTCGGCGGGGGGGACGCCGTCACCGGCGCCACCGTCAACGCCGGCGGGCGCCTCGTCGTGCGCGCCACCCGCGTCGGCTCCGACACCCGGCTCGCCCAGATGGCCCGCCTCGTCGAGGACGCCCAGACCGGCAAGGCCGAGGTCCAGCGCCTGGCCGACCGGGTCTCGGGGGTCTTCGTGCCCGTCGTCGTCGCGATCGCCGTCGCCACCCTGGCGGGCTGGCTCGGCGCGGGGTCCGGGGTCGGCGCCGCCTTCACCGCCGCCGTCGCCGTCCTCGTCGTGGCCTGCCCCTGCGCCCTCGGCCTGGCCACCCCCACCGCCCTGCTCGTCGGGACCGGTCGCGGCGCCCAGGTGGGGGTCCTCATCAAGGGCCCCGAGGTCCTGGAGTCCACCCGCCGGGTCGACACCGTCGTGCTCGACAAGACCGGCACCGTCACCACCGGGGAGATGGCGCTGGTCGACGTGATCACCACCCCGGGCACCGACCGCACCCTGCTGCTGCGCCTGGCCGGGGCGCTGGAGGACGCCTCCGAGCACCCCGTCGCCCGGGCCGTCGCCCGGGCCGCCACCGCCGAGGTCGGGCCCCTGCCCACCCCGGAGGACTTCGCCAACGTCGAGGGCCGCGGCGTGCAGGGGGTCGTCCCCCTGGACGGGCCGGCCGGCCGGACCAGCCACGCCGTGCTCGTGGGGCGCGAGTCCCTGCTGGCCGAGTGGTCCCAGCCCCTGCCCGGGGACCTGTCCGCGGCCAAGGCGCGCGCCGAGGCCGGGGGCCGGACCGTCGTCGCCGTCGGCTGGGACGGAGCCGCCCGCGGCCTGCTCGTGGTCGCCGACACCGTCAGGCCCACCAGCGCCCGCGCCGTCGCCGAGCTGAAGGGCCTGGGCCTGACCCCGGTCCTGCTCACCGGGGACAACACCGCCGTGGCCCGGCGGATCGCCGCCGAGGTCGGCATCGACGAGGTCGTCGCCGAGGTCCTGCCCGCGGGGAAGGTCGACGTCGTCAAGGGCCTGCAGGCGCAGGGCCGGACGGTGGCGGTGGTCGGCGACGGCGTCAACGACGCCCCCGCCCTGGCCCAGGCCGACCTCGGCCTGGCGATGGGCACCGGCACCGACGTGGCGATCGAGGCCTCCGACATCACCCTGGTGCGCGGGGACCTGCTGAGCGCCGTCGACGCGATCCGCCTCTCGCGCCGGACGCTGGGCACGATCAGGGGGAACCTGTTCTGGGCCTTCGCCTACAACGTCGCCGCCGTCCCGGTCGCGGCGCTGGGGATGCTGAACCCGATGCTCGCCGGGGCCGCGATGGCGTTCTCCTCGGTGTTCGTCGTGGGCAACAGCCTGCGGCTGCGCCGCTTCCGGAGCGTGGCCGGGCAGCCCGGCGCCTGA
- a CDS encoding N-acetylglucosamine-6-phosphate deacetylase has protein sequence MRTVLARGSVRTGRRTLPDGWVLLRGAEVLRAGDGPAPAADETVTGAHVVPGFVDVHCHGGGGAGFGGSVEDAALVAATHRAHGTTTLVASLVTRPVDELAATLAAYADLVADGLLAGVHLEGPWLSPAHHGAHDPALLRDPEPADLDRLLGTGLVRVVTLAPERPGGLAAVARTAGAGAVAALGHTDADAALTRRAVDAGARLATHLFNAMPPLHHRAPGPAGVLLEDERVTVELIADGVHLDPLVLSLAARRAGRGRVALVSDAMAAAGSADGRYRLGDLDVDVVAGVARLADGGTIAGSTLTLDRALRHAVTVAGLDLDDALAALTATPAALLGRGDVGHLEPGARGGAVVLDDALEVQRVVA, from the coding sequence GTGAGGACCGTCCTCGCCCGGGGGAGCGTCCGCACCGGGCGGCGGACGCTGCCCGACGGCTGGGTGCTGCTGCGCGGGGCCGAGGTCCTGCGGGCCGGGGACGGGCCCGCCCCGGCCGCCGACGAGACGGTCACCGGCGCGCACGTCGTCCCCGGCTTCGTCGACGTGCACTGCCACGGCGGGGGCGGGGCCGGCTTCGGCGGGTCCGTCGAGGACGCGGCCCTCGTCGCCGCCACCCACCGCGCCCACGGCACCACGACCCTCGTCGCCAGCCTCGTGACCCGCCCCGTCGACGAGCTCGCCGCGACGCTGGCCGCCTACGCCGACCTCGTCGCCGACGGGCTGCTCGCGGGGGTGCACCTGGAGGGCCCCTGGCTCAGCCCCGCCCACCACGGCGCGCACGACCCCGCGCTGCTGCGCGACCCCGAGCCCGCCGACCTCGACCGGCTGCTGGGCACCGGGCTGGTGCGCGTGGTCACCCTCGCCCCGGAACGGCCCGGCGGCCTGGCCGCGGTGGCCCGGACCGCCGGCGCGGGGGCGGTCGCGGCCCTCGGCCACACCGACGCCGACGCCGCCCTGACCCGGCGCGCCGTCGACGCCGGCGCCCGCCTGGCCACCCACCTGTTCAACGCCATGCCGCCGCTGCACCACCGCGCCCCCGGCCCGGCCGGGGTGCTGCTGGAGGACGAGCGGGTCACCGTCGAGCTCATCGCCGACGGCGTGCACCTGGACCCGCTGGTGCTCTCGCTGGCCGCCCGCCGGGCCGGGCGCGGGCGGGTCGCGCTCGTCAGCGACGCGATGGCCGCCGCCGGCTCCGCGGACGGGCGCTACCGCCTCGGCGACCTCGACGTCGACGTCGTCGCGGGGGTGGCCCGCCTCGCGGACGGCGGCACCATCGCCGGCAGCACCCTGACGCTGGACCGCGCCCTGCGCCACGCCGTGACCGTCGCGGGCCTCGACCTCGACGACGCCCTCGCGGCGCTCACCGCGACCCCGGCCGCCCTGCTCGGGCGCGGCGACGTCGGGCACCTGGAACCGGGCGCGCGCGGGGGAGCGGTCGTGCTCGACGACGCGCTGGAGGTCCAGCGCGTCGTCGCGTGA
- a CDS encoding TetR/AcrR family transcriptional regulator, producing MDRPTPRERRQAATRRSLAEHALRLFVERGYEATTVADIADAADMSTRTFFRHVRDKDEAMFAADEDAFAEVVEVASAAGPDVHPLARLLHGVNTLARSVDEDPAVKCARERVLDDNPALRARDLAQQARWQQRSEEFLRAQGVSADGASLAAGLLLTIWREAYRRWIAASAERGALGAFLDAVVAELPEHVRAVATGR from the coding sequence GTGGACCGACCGACCCCCCGTGAACGGCGGCAGGCCGCCACCCGGCGCTCCCTGGCCGAGCACGCCCTGCGGCTGTTCGTCGAGCGCGGGTACGAGGCGACGACGGTCGCCGACATCGCCGACGCCGCGGACATGTCCACCCGCACCTTCTTCCGCCACGTGCGCGACAAGGACGAGGCGATGTTCGCCGCCGACGAGGACGCGTTCGCCGAGGTCGTGGAGGTGGCCTCCGCCGCCGGCCCCGACGTCCACCCGCTGGCCCGGCTGCTGCACGGGGTGAACACGCTGGCCCGGTCGGTGGACGAGGACCCCGCGGTCAAGTGCGCCCGGGAACGGGTCCTGGACGACAACCCCGCCCTGCGGGCCCGCGACCTGGCCCAGCAGGCGCGGTGGCAGCAGCGGTCCGAGGAGTTCCTGCGGGCGCAGGGCGTCAGCGCCGACGGGGCGAGCCTGGCCGCCGGGCTGCTGCTGACGATCTGGCGGGAGGCCTACCGGCGCTGGATCGCCGCCTCGGCCGAGCGCGGGGCGCTGGGCGCGTTCCTCGACGCCGTCGTCGCCGAGCTCCCCGAGCACGTCCGCGCGGTGGCCACCGGCCGCTGA
- a CDS encoding phytanoyl-CoA dioxygenase family protein, giving the protein MYRDGIVARKGAFSPEWADRLREDIETAFEEARSRPDGAVGRGPNRYYVEIHPEQMRGFVDLVDHPWVRQVCTGVLGEDYEIVELGFDVPFAGAVNQPWHRDFPAPEETKRDRRLTSLAFNLTAVDTEEDMGPFEVAPGTQFDDGSQFEHEMFPDKSVYGRYEELAVRKYPQRGDVSARSALTIHRGTRNLSQKSRPVLVLGVDAPGAGNAEHHDMAVTKQYWERLPERVKAHLHCPVVDELTPITQKHTIEGLVMGEA; this is encoded by the coding sequence ATCTACCGGGACGGCATCGTCGCCCGGAAGGGCGCGTTCAGCCCCGAGTGGGCCGACCGGCTCCGCGAGGACATCGAGACCGCCTTCGAGGAGGCCCGCTCCCGCCCCGACGGCGCGGTGGGCCGCGGCCCGAACCGCTACTACGTGGAGATCCACCCCGAGCAGATGCGCGGGTTCGTCGACCTCGTCGACCACCCGTGGGTGCGCCAGGTGTGCACCGGCGTCCTCGGCGAGGACTACGAGATCGTCGAGCTCGGCTTCGACGTCCCCTTCGCCGGCGCCGTGAACCAGCCCTGGCACCGCGACTTCCCCGCCCCCGAGGAGACGAAGCGCGACCGGCGCCTGACCTCCCTGGCCTTCAACCTCACCGCGGTCGACACCGAGGAGGACATGGGTCCCTTCGAGGTCGCCCCCGGCACCCAGTTCGACGACGGGTCGCAGTTCGAGCACGAGATGTTCCCCGACAAGTCCGTCTACGGCCGCTACGAGGAACTGGCCGTGCGCAAGTACCCCCAGCGCGGCGACGTCTCCGCCCGCTCCGCCCTGACCATCCACCGCGGGACGAGGAACCTCTCGCAGAAGTCGCGGCCCGTGCTCGTCCTCGGCGTCGACGCCCCCGGCGCCGGCAACGCCGAGCACCACGACATGGCCGTGACGAAGCAGTACTGGGAGCGCCTGCCCGAGCGGGTCAAGGCCCACCTGCACTGCCCCGTGGTGGACGAGCTCACCCCCATCACGCAGAAGCACACCATCGAGGGCCTGGTCATGGGCGAGGCCTGA
- a CDS encoding APC family permease: protein MAAADHPPSGPAATTTTAPPGKGLQPGALGLWGNTVIGLGATAPAYSLAATLGYVVLAVHDKAPAMFLVAFAPMLLVALAYRELNRAAPDCGTTFTWGTKAFGPWVGWMGGWGVAVSAIIVLANVAEISAVYTLRFLGLDAAADHLVLRTALGLVFIVGMTWISYRGITISEKLQNVFIVVQLAVLGIVALGALYLVYSGGAGDQAVRPQWDWFSPFGVSGSALAEAVILCIFIYWGWDACLAVSEETKDADRTPGRAALLATVILLVTYVLVAVAVQAYAGFGTTGIGLANEENADDVLTLLGEPVGGAVVSGALLITVAISAASSTQTTILPTARGTLSMAVYGALPQRFAKVHPRFRTPSFGTLVMGAAAVVFYVVLSLVSQNALQDSIASLGLAVAFYYGITAFACVWYFRRTLNRSARDFLLRGLLPALGGLAMLWAFAQSCVDMLDPEYGYTAFGSWGGVFVIGVGMLALGVPLMLLCAVRLRPFFQGRTLDASTPILVPETGEPPIGGL, encoded by the coding sequence GTGGCAGCTGCCGACCACCCCCCGAGCGGACCCGCCGCCACGACGACGACCGCTCCCCCGGGGAAGGGTCTGCAGCCCGGCGCGCTGGGGTTGTGGGGCAACACCGTGATCGGCCTCGGCGCGACCGCCCCGGCCTACAGCCTGGCCGCCACCCTGGGGTACGTCGTCCTCGCCGTGCACGACAAGGCGCCGGCGATGTTCCTCGTCGCGTTCGCCCCGATGCTGCTGGTGGCGCTGGCCTACCGGGAACTGAACCGGGCGGCGCCGGACTGCGGGACGACGTTCACCTGGGGCACGAAGGCCTTCGGCCCGTGGGTGGGCTGGATGGGCGGCTGGGGGGTCGCGGTTTCCGCGATCATCGTCCTCGCCAACGTCGCGGAGATCTCCGCGGTGTACACGCTCCGGTTCCTCGGGCTCGACGCCGCCGCCGACCACCTGGTGCTGCGGACCGCGCTGGGCCTGGTGTTCATCGTGGGCATGACCTGGATCAGCTACCGCGGGATCACGATCTCCGAGAAGCTGCAGAACGTCTTCATCGTCGTGCAGCTGGCGGTGCTGGGGATCGTCGCGCTGGGCGCGCTGTACCTGGTGTACTCCGGCGGCGCCGGGGACCAGGCCGTCCGCCCGCAGTGGGACTGGTTCAGCCCGTTCGGGGTGAGCGGTTCGGCCCTGGCCGAGGCGGTGATCCTCTGCATCTTCATCTACTGGGGGTGGGACGCCTGCCTCGCGGTGAGCGAGGAGACGAAGGACGCGGACCGGACCCCGGGCCGGGCGGCGCTGCTGGCGACGGTGATCCTGCTCGTCACCTACGTCCTGGTGGCGGTGGCGGTGCAGGCCTACGCCGGTTTCGGGACGACGGGCATCGGGCTGGCCAACGAGGAGAACGCCGACGACGTCCTCACCCTCCTGGGCGAACCCGTCGGCGGGGCGGTGGTGTCCGGTGCGCTGCTGATCACCGTGGCGATCTCGGCGGCGTCCTCCACGCAGACGACGATCCTGCCCACGGCCCGCGGGACGCTGTCGATGGCGGTCTACGGGGCGCTGCCGCAGCGGTTCGCGAAGGTCCACCCGCGGTTCCGGACCCCCTCGTTCGGCACCCTGGTCATGGGCGCGGCGGCGGTGGTGTTCTACGTGGTGCTGAGCCTGGTGAGCCAGAACGCCCTGCAGGACTCGATCGCCTCCCTCGGCCTGGCCGTCGCGTTCTACTACGGGATCACCGCGTTCGCGTGCGTCTGGTACTTCCGCCGGACCCTGAACCGCTCCGCGCGCGACTTCCTGCTGCGCGGGTTGCTCCCGGCGCTGGGCGGGCTGGCGATGCTGTGGGCGTTCGCGCAGAGCTGCGTGGACATGCTCGACCCGGAGTACGGGTACACGGCCTTCGGCTCCTGGGGCGGGGTGTTCGTCATCGGCGTGGGGATGCTGGCCCTCGGGGTCCCGCTGATGCTGCTGTGCGCGGTGCGGCTGCGGCCGTTCTTCCAGGGCCGCACCCTGGACGCCAGCACCCCGATCCTCGTCCCGGAGACGGGGGAACCGCCCATCGGCGGTCTGTGA
- a CDS encoding LacI family DNA-binding transcriptional regulator, with product MTANLREVAARAGVSVRTVSNVVSGTGQVAPATRARVQRVVDELGYRPNLAARQLRGGRTGLIGLVVPELTSAYFAELAGLVVQTALERSWTVVVEESGGTAEGERRLLEGRGGRGLDGLVVSPWALPPEELSRHAGARPLVVLGERDPAGAADHVTVDNVAAAHAVTTHLLSLGRRRIAAVGLQPHLSNGTAAQRLLGHRRALADAGLAPEDALEVPVEALHRAQGARAMEALLDAPRPPDAVFCFSDGLALGALRAAARRGCRVPEDVALAGFDDIEDGRYATPSLTTVSPDKQQIAARALMCLADRIDRRSAAAPQRIVVPHRLVVRESTAGTEPGTR from the coding sequence GTGACGGCGAACCTGCGCGAGGTCGCGGCCAGGGCCGGGGTCTCGGTGCGGACGGTCTCCAACGTCGTCAGCGGGACCGGCCAGGTCGCCCCCGCGACCCGCGCGCGCGTCCAGCGGGTCGTCGACGAGCTGGGCTACCGGCCCAACCTCGCCGCCCGCCAGCTGCGCGGCGGGCGCACCGGCCTCATCGGCCTGGTCGTCCCCGAGCTGACCTCCGCCTACTTCGCCGAGCTGGCGGGGCTCGTCGTCCAGACCGCCCTGGAACGCTCCTGGACCGTCGTCGTCGAGGAGTCCGGCGGCACCGCCGAGGGCGAGCGCCGCCTGCTGGAGGGCCGCGGGGGCCGGGGGCTGGACGGGCTGGTGGTCAGCCCCTGGGCGCTGCCGCCCGAGGAGCTGTCCCGGCACGCGGGGGCCCGTCCCCTCGTCGTCCTGGGCGAGCGCGACCCCGCCGGGGCGGCCGACCACGTCACGGTGGACAACGTCGCCGCCGCGCACGCGGTGACGACCCACCTCCTGTCGCTGGGGCGGCGCCGCATCGCGGCCGTGGGGTTGCAGCCGCACCTGTCCAACGGCACCGCCGCGCAGCGGCTCCTGGGCCACCGCCGGGCGCTGGCCGACGCCGGCCTGGCCCCCGAGGACGCCCTGGAGGTGCCCGTCGAGGCGCTGCACCGCGCCCAGGGGGCCCGCGCGATGGAGGCGCTCCTGGACGCCCCGCGGCCCCCCGACGCCGTCTTCTGCTTCAGCGACGGCCTCGCGCTGGGGGCGCTGCGGGCGGCGGCGCGGCGCGGGTGCCGCGTCCCCGAGGACGTCGCCCTGGCCGGGTTCGACGACATCGAGGACGGCCGGTACGCGACGCCCTCGCTGACCACCGTCTCCCCGGACAAGCAGCAGATCGCCGCCCGCGCGCTCATGTGCCTGGCCGACCGCATCGACCGGCGCAGCGCGGCGGCGCCCCAGCGGATCGTCGTGCCGCACCGGCTGGTGGTGCGCGAGAGCACCGCGGGGACGGAGCCGGGGACGCGCTGA
- a CDS encoding ATP-binding protein — protein MPDPVPAPAPGVLRLVLDAETSAVPLARHWSSEVCTRRGLSADALGVLQLLVTEAVANAVEHGRGPITVEIACPAADGVAGPVRVTVHDTEPRLPVLRHVGAMATGGRGVALIDQLATGWGVREERGAGKAVWFEVAPGTTWPEV, from the coding sequence GTGCCTGACCCCGTCCCGGCCCCGGCGCCGGGGGTGCTGCGCCTCGTGCTGGACGCCGAGACCTCCGCGGTCCCGCTGGCCCGGCACTGGTCCTCGGAGGTGTGCACCCGCCGGGGGCTGTCGGCCGACGCCCTCGGTGTGCTGCAGCTGCTGGTGACCGAGGCGGTGGCGAACGCGGTCGAGCACGGCCGGGGCCCCATCACCGTCGAGATCGCCTGCCCCGCCGCGGACGGCGTCGCGGGCCCGGTCCGCGTCACGGTGCACGACACCGAACCGCGCCTGCCCGTCCTGCGCCACGTCGGGGCGATGGCCACCGGGGGGCGCGGCGTCGCCCTCATCGACCAGCTGGCCACCGGCTGGGGGGTCCGCGAGGAACGCGGCGCGGGCAAGGCCGTCTGGTTCGAGGTGGCCCCCGGGACCACCTGGCCCGAGGTCTGA
- a CDS encoding SDR family NAD(P)-dependent oxidoreductase translates to MDVTGSTALITGASGGIGAGIARALAARGADLVLVARSADKLEALAADLRARHGRDVLVVPLDLSTPGAGARVQEALSGRTVDVLVNNAGFGVTGRLAETEDPDRLSAMITLNCTTLTDLTARFLPAMVQRRRGAVVNIASMAAYLPAPGFAAYAATKAFVLSLSQALWAETRGTGVRVAALSPTVTDTGFFDVAGENASGGMRRRSVDQVVATFLDTLDGDRPVVVDGRRNEVLAAAAHLVPRGPLLRLVGPRFADRVATAPAG, encoded by the coding sequence GTGGACGTCACCGGTTCCACCGCACTCATCACCGGCGCCTCGGGCGGCATCGGCGCCGGCATCGCCCGGGCCCTGGCCGCCCGCGGCGCCGACCTCGTGCTCGTCGCCCGCAGCGCCGACAAGCTGGAGGCGCTGGCGGCCGACCTCCGCGCCCGGCACGGCCGCGACGTCCTCGTCGTGCCCCTCGACCTGTCCACCCCCGGCGCCGGGGCCCGCGTGCAGGAGGCGCTGAGCGGGCGGACCGTCGACGTGCTGGTCAACAACGCCGGGTTCGGGGTCACCGGCCGCCTCGCCGAGACCGAGGACCCCGACCGGCTGAGCGCCATGATCACCCTGAACTGCACGACGCTCACCGACCTCACCGCCCGCTTCCTGCCCGCGATGGTCCAGCGGCGCCGCGGGGCGGTGGTCAACATCGCCAGCATGGCCGCCTACCTGCCCGCCCCCGGCTTCGCCGCGTACGCGGCGACGAAGGCGTTCGTGCTCTCGCTCTCGCAGGCCCTGTGGGCCGAGACCCGCGGCACCGGGGTCCGGGTCGCGGCCCTGTCCCCGACGGTCACCGACACCGGCTTCTTCGACGTCGCCGGGGAGAACGCGAGCGGGGGGATGCGCCGGCGCAGCGTCGACCAGGTGGTCGCCACCTTCCTCGACACCCTCGACGGCGACCGCCCCGTCGTCGTCGACGGCCGGCGCAACGAGGTCCTCGCCGCCGCCGCCCACCTCGTCCCGCGCGGGCCGCTGCTGCGGCTGGTGGGGCCCCGCTTCGCGGACCGCGTCGCCACCGCCCCGGCCGGCTGA
- a CDS encoding stress-inducible protein, which translates to MPGTTRTTRTTVGFPGSGASRRAVRWALRDCAARGRPLHVVLARGAAAGPGDLEALLADELLRVPGRGPEVDVTVTTGEPGPALLSAAADSAALVLGCGRRVASVGAGTGRVLRVVLPRTPAPLVLVGPQAVLTAPRRVLVVSSADDAVAGWVLERGGDLPVRLVTTWWPWSAAAAPGAAELRHARSAAAAQHEAARSRLAAGRGPLRAEVVEGFPGEVVPQRLTVGDLVVVASGTVAELPVRTLRAPVVLVPPGGRRPGPGEPGGTGRVVDLREGSRPGPLRG; encoded by the coding sequence ATGCCGGGGACGACGCGGACGACGCGGACGACGGTGGGCTTCCCCGGATCGGGGGCCTCGCGCCGGGCGGTGCGCTGGGCCCTGCGGGACTGCGCGGCCCGCGGGCGCCCGCTGCACGTCGTCCTGGCCCGCGGGGCGGCGGCCGGCCCCGGCGACCTGGAGGCCCTGCTGGCCGACGAGCTGCTCCGCGTCCCGGGCCGCGGACCCGAGGTCGACGTCACCGTCACCACGGGGGAACCCGGCCCCGCCCTGCTGTCGGCCGCCGCGGACAGCGCGGCGCTCGTCCTGGGGTGCGGGCGCCGGGTGGCGTCGGTGGGGGCGGGCACCGGCCGGGTCCTGCGGGTCGTCCTGCCCCGCACGCCCGCCCCGCTGGTCCTGGTGGGGCCGCAGGCCGTGCTGACGGCCCCGCGCCGGGTGCTCGTGGTCTCCTCCGCGGACGACGCGGTCGCGGGGTGGGTCCTCGAGCGCGGCGGGGACCTGCCGGTGCGGCTGGTGACCACCTGGTGGCCCTGGTCGGCCGCCGCCGCGCCCGGGGCGGCGGAGCTCCGGCACGCCCGCTCGGCCGCCGCGGCCCAGCACGAGGCGGCGCGGTCGCGGCTGGCGGCCGGGCGCGGACCGCTGCGCGCCGAGGTGGTCGAGGGGTTCCCCGGCGAGGTGGTGCCCCAGCGCCTCACCGTGGGCGACCTCGTGGTCGTCGCGTCGGGGACGGTGGCGGAGCTGCCGGTCCGGACGCTGCGCGCGCCCGTCGTCCTCGTCCCCCCCGGCGGGCGCCGGCCCGGGCCCGGGGAGCCCGGGGGGACGGGACGGGTCGTGGACCTGCGCGAGGGGTCCCGGCCGGGTCCGCTGCGCGGCTGA